In one window of Mesorhizobium sp. B2-1-1 DNA:
- a CDS encoding type II toxin-antitoxin system YafQ family toxin, translating into MEKRGKDLAKLRELLGLLIAGLELPARYKDHPLKGDWKDYRDAHVEPDWLLIYRIADDELRLARTGFYSDLFNE; encoded by the coding sequence GCAAAGACCTCGCTAAATTGCGCGAGTTGTTGGGCCTGCTCATCGCCGGACTGGAACTGCCGGCGCGTTATAAGGATCACCCTCTAAAAGGCGACTGGAAAGACTATCGGGATGCGCATGTAGAACCGGATTGGCTCTTGATCTACCGCATTGCCGACGATGAGCTGCGGCTTGCCCGCACCGGCTTCTACTCCGATCTGTTCAACGAATGA
- a CDS encoding substrate-binding domain-containing protein: protein MNITRRLLGKAALGLAGAALLMQGTALAADRPAPFDKPGVKIALVRYLSTGDFFQAYLSGVEAQAKALGVDLRVLDSRQDAALQADMVDQAIALGVQGIIIQHGLTESMKDAAQRAVDAGIKVVAFDVNVENPKIPQIEQSDRDLARLALEQAVKDNGESWKAGYVYVAGIAPLDRRNETWVDVKKKYSGINEVAMFGTLDNPIANSVANQARSVLTAHPDIKVMFAPYDEFAKGVKIAVDEAGLNKDIKIYSADISTSDIAAMREPDSAWAATAATNPAVVGQVSVRALAQLLAGEDPGHNVVVPPTLITQKDLLDKDIKNMEDLSAKLPQFAHADVAMPAWMPNPNAK from the coding sequence GTGAACATCACAAGAAGACTTTTGGGCAAGGCAGCGCTCGGGCTCGCCGGCGCGGCGTTGCTGATGCAGGGGACGGCCCTGGCTGCCGATCGCCCGGCACCGTTCGACAAGCCTGGCGTCAAGATCGCCCTGGTGCGCTATCTCTCGACCGGTGACTTCTTCCAGGCCTATCTGTCCGGCGTCGAGGCGCAGGCCAAGGCCCTCGGCGTCGACCTGCGCGTGCTCGACAGCCGCCAGGACGCCGCCCTCCAGGCCGACATGGTCGACCAGGCCATCGCGCTTGGCGTGCAGGGTATCATCATCCAGCACGGCCTGACGGAATCGATGAAGGACGCCGCCCAGCGCGCGGTCGACGCCGGCATCAAGGTGGTCGCTTTCGACGTCAACGTCGAAAACCCCAAGATCCCGCAGATCGAGCAGTCAGACCGCGACCTTGCGCGCCTCGCGCTCGAGCAGGCGGTCAAGGACAATGGCGAGAGCTGGAAGGCCGGCTATGTCTATGTCGCGGGCATAGCGCCGCTCGACCGCCGCAATGAAACATGGGTCGACGTGAAGAAGAAATACTCGGGCATCAACGAAGTCGCCATGTTCGGCACGCTGGACAACCCGATCGCCAACTCGGTCGCCAACCAGGCGCGCTCGGTGCTGACCGCCCATCCCGACATCAAGGTGATGTTTGCTCCCTATGACGAGTTCGCCAAGGGCGTGAAGATCGCCGTCGACGAGGCGGGCCTGAACAAGGACATCAAGATCTATTCGGCCGACATCTCGACCTCCGACATTGCGGCGATGCGCGAGCCCGACAGCGCCTGGGCGGCAACCGCGGCCACCAACCCGGCCGTCGTCGGCCAGGTCTCGGTGCGTGCGCTGGCGCAGCTGCTGGCCGGCGAAGACCCCGGCCACAACGTCGTCGTGCCGCCGACGCTGATCACCCAGAAGGACCTTCTCGACAAGGACATCAAGAACATGGAGGACCTGTCGGCCAAGCTGCCGCAGTTCGCCCACGCCGATGTCGCGATGCCGGCCTGGATGCCGAACCCGAACGCGAAGTAG
- a CDS encoding ABC transporter permease, with translation MTQRNHAIRYGFIVLLFGLVAYFAIAADGFVSPQSAVFIFQSVAITGVLALGVTATLVVGGFDLSIGSVATSAMMAAAYVMVVLEQNAVIAVIVCLLIGVIVGLINGWLIVYMRVPDLLATLGMMFLLVGLQRIPTEGRSIATGMTMPDGSVANGKFGEAFLALGRHRFDFFIPNLVPVSVVVLAVLAVLIWFFLEYTRFGRMMYAVGSNERAAELAGAPVKAYKIWAYIISGVFASIGGILLAARLGRGDIASGNNLLLDAVAAALIGYAVLGAAKPNAFGTAVGAVFVGVLLQGLTMMNAPYYTQDFIKGAVLVVALVFTFALSGRGRT, from the coding sequence ATGACGCAGCGCAACCACGCCATCCGCTACGGTTTCATCGTCCTGTTGTTCGGGCTCGTCGCTTATTTCGCGATCGCCGCCGACGGTTTCGTTTCGCCGCAAAGCGCGGTCTTCATTTTCCAGTCGGTCGCCATCACCGGCGTGCTGGCGCTTGGTGTCACCGCCACGCTGGTCGTTGGGGGTTTCGACCTGTCGATCGGCTCGGTCGCCACGTCAGCCATGATGGCGGCGGCCTATGTCATGGTCGTGCTGGAGCAGAACGCTGTCATCGCGGTCATCGTCTGCCTGCTGATCGGCGTTATCGTTGGGCTCATCAATGGTTGGCTGATCGTCTATATGCGCGTGCCGGACCTGCTGGCGACGCTCGGCATGATGTTCCTGCTGGTCGGCCTGCAGCGTATCCCGACCGAAGGCCGCTCGATCGCCACCGGCATGACCATGCCCGATGGCTCGGTCGCCAACGGCAAGTTCGGCGAGGCGTTCCTGGCGCTCGGCCGCCACCGCTTCGACTTCTTCATTCCCAATCTCGTTCCGGTCTCGGTCGTCGTCCTGGCGGTGCTCGCGGTGCTGATCTGGTTCTTCCTCGAATACACCCGCTTCGGCCGCATGATGTATGCAGTCGGCTCCAATGAGCGCGCCGCCGAACTCGCCGGCGCGCCTGTCAAGGCATACAAAATCTGGGCCTATATCATTTCAGGAGTTTTTGCCTCGATCGGCGGTATTTTGCTCGCCGCCCGGCTTGGACGCGGCGACATCGCCTCGGGTAATAATCTTCTGCTCGACGCCGTCGCCGCGGCGCTGATCGGCTACGCGGTGCTCGGCGCCGCCAAGCCGAACGCGTTCGGCACGGCCGTCGGTGCGGTCTTCGTCGGTGTCCTGCTGCAGGGCCTGACGATGATGAACGCGCCGTACTACACGCAGGATTTCATCAAGGGCGCCGTTCTGGTCGTCGCCCTTGTCTTCACCTTCGCTCTTTCCGGCAGGGGCAGGACATAG
- a CDS encoding sugar ABC transporter ATP-binding protein: MVGNAVFRVEGLRKSFGRNEVLGGVSLELHAGEVTVLMGANGAGKSTLVKIVSGVYERDGGTMTLAGQDFAPGRPAEAIRAGVVTVHQNINDGVVADLDVATNLTLDRLSGSGAPVLFNPVRVRREAKAVADRMDLAIDLKARVSDLSLADRQMVAIARALAHQPKVLILDEPTSSLSSAEADRLFALVDRLRAQGVAILYISHRMSDIRRLADRIVSMRDGAVSGVFDKKPLDYEGAVNAMLGRKIHLDQIVARHSAKAVLTVEGLRIAQGARPISLTLGDGEVVAVTGLVGVGKTALAETLFGVRRPIAGTMTMNGKPYAPRSAGDAIAAGVFLIAKDRATSGIVGGFNIERNVSLPFLRRMSNLGVLKRRLERATARRQIQELGIVCRSEKDEMSALSGGNQQKVMVARWMAQDASLFILDEPFQGVDISARRDIAAKLRASANGRATLLFVTELDEALETADRILVMSEQTIVGEHRNADIDLDRLLAEVAGGLPHRAA; the protein is encoded by the coding sequence ATGGTCGGCAATGCCGTGTTCCGCGTAGAGGGACTGAGGAAATCCTTTGGCCGCAACGAGGTGCTTGGCGGCGTCTCGCTCGAACTCCATGCCGGTGAAGTGACCGTCCTGATGGGCGCCAACGGCGCCGGCAAATCCACCCTCGTCAAGATCGTCAGCGGCGTCTACGAGCGCGACGGCGGCACCATGACCCTGGCCGGCCAGGACTTTGCGCCGGGAAGACCGGCGGAAGCGATCCGCGCTGGCGTCGTCACCGTTCACCAGAACATCAATGACGGTGTCGTCGCCGACCTTGACGTGGCGACCAATCTGACATTGGACAGGCTGAGCGGCAGTGGCGCCCCGGTGCTCTTCAACCCGGTCCGTGTGCGTCGCGAGGCCAAGGCGGTTGCCGACCGCATGGACCTGGCGATCGACTTGAAGGCGCGCGTCAGCGATCTCTCGCTGGCCGATCGCCAGATGGTGGCGATTGCCCGCGCGCTGGCACATCAGCCGAAAGTGCTGATCCTCGACGAACCCACCTCATCGCTATCGAGCGCCGAAGCCGATCGGCTTTTTGCGCTGGTCGACAGGCTGCGCGCGCAAGGCGTGGCGATCCTCTATATCTCGCACCGCATGTCCGACATAAGGCGGCTTGCCGACCGCATCGTCTCGATGCGCGACGGCGCCGTGTCCGGCGTCTTTGACAAGAAGCCGCTCGACTACGAAGGTGCGGTCAATGCCATGCTCGGCCGCAAGATCCACCTCGACCAGATCGTCGCCAGGCACTCGGCCAAGGCGGTGCTGACCGTCGAAGGCCTGCGCATCGCCCAGGGCGCCAGGCCGATCTCGCTGACCCTTGGCGACGGCGAGGTCGTTGCCGTCACCGGGCTGGTCGGCGTCGGCAAGACAGCGCTTGCCGAGACGCTATTCGGCGTGCGCAGGCCGATCGCCGGCACCATGACGATGAACGGCAAACCCTACGCGCCGCGCTCGGCCGGCGATGCGATCGCCGCCGGCGTCTTCCTCATCGCCAAGGATCGCGCCACCAGCGGCATCGTCGGCGGCTTCAACATCGAGCGCAATGTCAGCCTGCCGTTCCTGAGGCGGATGTCGAACCTGGGCGTGCTCAAGCGCCGCCTCGAACGCGCCACGGCGCGCCGGCAGATCCAGGAACTGGGCATCGTCTGCCGCTCCGAGAAGGACGAGATGTCGGCATTGTCCGGCGGCAACCAGCAGAAGGTGATGGTCGCCCGCTGGATGGCGCAGGATGCAAGCCTGTTCATTCTCGATGAGCCGTTTCAGGGCGTCGACATCTCGGCGAGGCGCGACATCGCCGCCAAGCTGAGGGCAAGCGCCAATGGCCGCGCGACGCTTTTGTTCGTCACCGAACTCGACGAGGCGCTGGAGACGGCCGACCGTATCCTGGTGATGTCGGAGCAGACCATCGTCGGCGAACACCGCAACGCGGACATCGATCTCGATCGCCTGCTGGCCGAGGTGGCCGGCGGGCTGCCGCACCGCGCGGCTTGA
- the mtnK gene encoding S-methyl-5-thioribose kinase yields the protein MTGKTPFEALSVETLATRLGSNEALTQRIGEDTSRWKVREVGDGNLNLVFIVEGDKGAAVVKQALPYVRLVGDSWPLPLKRSFFEYHALTRQEARAPGSVPAIYHFDETQALIIMEYLSPHIILRRALIEGRQLPNIARDIGLFMARTLFRGSDFSMVTKDRKADLALFADNVELCDITENLVFSDPYFDAKMNRHTSPQLDALVAELRADRDLKVEAQRLKHLFAANAETLLHGDLHSGSIMVTDTETRMIDPEFAFYGPMAFDVGMLLANFWMAYFSQRGHEQNGKRDAMRAYLLDVTAQTWSVFRTEFSHLWRTERNGMLYQKSLFEDQGDRLGAEQALDHVLHQIWDDLLGFAGIEVHRRILGLAHNADFETIADEDLRATCEARALKFGRHIAVNRRHIHSIDEVNNLAALIEQENRI from the coding sequence ATGACCGGGAAGACGCCGTTCGAAGCACTGTCGGTGGAGACGCTCGCCACGCGGCTCGGCAGCAACGAGGCGCTCACCCAGCGCATCGGCGAGGACACCAGCCGCTGGAAGGTGCGCGAGGTCGGCGATGGCAATCTGAATCTCGTCTTCATCGTCGAGGGCGACAAGGGCGCGGCTGTCGTCAAGCAGGCCCTGCCCTATGTCCGGCTGGTCGGCGACAGCTGGCCGCTGCCGCTGAAGCGTTCCTTCTTCGAATATCACGCGCTGACACGGCAGGAGGCGCGCGCGCCGGGCTCGGTGCCGGCCATCTACCATTTCGACGAGACCCAGGCGCTGATCATCATGGAGTATCTGTCGCCGCACATCATTTTGCGGCGGGCGCTGATCGAGGGCCGGCAATTGCCGAACATCGCCAGGGATATCGGGCTGTTCATGGCCCGCACCCTGTTCCGCGGCTCCGACTTCTCGATGGTGACCAAGGATCGCAAAGCGGATCTGGCGCTGTTCGCCGACAATGTCGAGCTGTGCGACATCACCGAGAACCTGGTGTTCTCCGACCCCTACTTCGACGCCAAGATGAACCGGCACACTTCGCCGCAACTCGACGCCCTGGTCGCCGAGTTGCGCGCCGACCGCGACCTCAAGGTGGAAGCGCAGCGCCTGAAGCATCTGTTCGCCGCCAATGCAGAGACATTGCTGCATGGCGACCTGCATTCCGGCTCGATCATGGTCACCGATACAGAGACCAGGATGATCGACCCTGAATTCGCCTTCTACGGGCCGATGGCGTTCGACGTCGGCATGCTGCTCGCCAATTTCTGGATGGCCTACTTCTCGCAGCGAGGCCATGAGCAAAACGGCAAGCGCGACGCCATGCGCGCTTATCTGCTCGATGTCACAGCGCAGACATGGTCGGTATTCCGCACCGAATTCTCGCATCTGTGGCGCACGGAGCGCAACGGCATGCTTTATCAAAAGAGCTTGTTCGAGGATCAGGGCGACAGGCTGGGCGCAGAACAGGCGCTCGACCATGTGCTGCACCAGATATGGGACGACCTCCTCGGCTTTGCCGGCATCGAGGTGCACCGGCGCATCCTCGGCCTCGCCCACAATGCCGATTTCGAAACCATTGCCGACGAAGACCTGCGCGCCACATGTGAAGCGAGGGCGCTGAAGTTCGGCCGCCACATCGCCGTCAACAGGCGTCATATTCACAGCATCGACGAGGTCAACAACCTGGCCGCGCTGATCGAACAGGAGAACCGCATTTGA
- the mtnA gene encoding S-methyl-5-thioribose-1-phosphate isomerase: protein MNVGERHYRTIWLSDDGRSVEIIDQRWLPHDFRIVKVDTVNGIATAIRDMWVRGAPLIGVTAAYGVAMQMADDPADAALDAVWETLHETRPTAINLRWALDEMRRFLRPLPTEQRAAAAYRRASEIADEDVGLNRAIGENGLAIIKDIAARKKPGETVNILTHCNAGWLATVDYGTATAPIYLATEAGIPVHVYVDETRPRNQGAQLTAWEMAGHGVPHTLIVDNAGGHLMQRGAIDMVIVGTDRTTADGDVCNKIGTYLKALAAADNDVPFYVALPSPTIDWTVGDGLAEIPIEERSGDEVSLVWGKTASGEIAQVRVSPEATPAANPAFDVTPARLVTGLITERGVAKASREGLKAMFPERG from the coding sequence TTGAACGTCGGCGAGCGCCACTATCGCACCATCTGGCTGAGCGACGATGGGCGCTCGGTGGAGATCATTGACCAGCGCTGGCTGCCGCATGACTTCCGTATCGTGAAGGTCGACACCGTTAATGGCATCGCCACCGCCATCCGCGACATGTGGGTGCGCGGCGCGCCGCTGATCGGTGTCACCGCTGCCTATGGCGTTGCCATGCAGATGGCGGACGATCCGGCGGATGCCGCGCTCGATGCCGTCTGGGAGACGCTCCACGAGACGCGTCCGACGGCGATCAATCTGCGCTGGGCGCTGGATGAGATGCGGCGCTTCCTGCGGCCGCTGCCGACGGAACAACGCGCCGCAGCCGCCTATCGGCGCGCCAGCGAGATCGCCGACGAGGATGTCGGGCTCAACCGCGCCATCGGCGAGAACGGTCTCGCCATCATCAAGGACATCGCGGCGCGCAAAAAGCCGGGCGAAACCGTCAACATCCTGACCCATTGCAACGCCGGCTGGCTGGCTACCGTCGACTACGGCACGGCCACCGCGCCGATCTACCTGGCAACGGAGGCCGGCATTCCGGTCCATGTCTATGTCGACGAGACGCGGCCGCGCAACCAGGGCGCCCAGTTGACGGCTTGGGAGATGGCCGGCCACGGCGTGCCGCATACGCTGATCGTCGACAATGCCGGCGGCCATCTGATGCAGCGCGGCGCAATCGACATGGTCATCGTCGGCACCGACCGCACGACGGCCGACGGCGACGTCTGCAACAAGATCGGCACCTATTTGAAGGCACTCGCCGCCGCAGACAATGACGTGCCGTTTTACGTTGCGCTGCCTTCGCCGACCATCGACTGGACGGTGGGCGACGGACTTGCCGAAATCCCGATCGAGGAACGCTCCGGCGACGAGGTTTCGCTGGTGTGGGGCAAGACCGCGAGCGGCGAGATCGCCCAGGTGCGCGTCTCGCCGGAAGCGACGCCCGCGGCAAACCCCGCCTTCGACGTGACGCCGGCGCGGCTGGTCACCGGCCTGATCACCGAACGCGGCGTCGCCAAGGCCTCGCGTGAAGGGCTGAAGGCGATGTTCCCGGAGCGTGGATAG
- a CDS encoding sugar phosphate isomerase/epimerase family protein — MELALEEIAAAGALHVEPAFIRGYVDFDEGMFAAAHAAKLRQAAEHAGLGINAVSAHLDLSGADAVDALSRRIGFAAGLGASFLITNAGPARNSAAIRKTIDALLPRLEEVGIVLALENPGHGQGDLLGSARMGASFIRDIGSRHVRLNHDAGNVFTYSNETVQPAQDIADAIDAVGHAHLKDVVSTGEGWTFCAIGDGSIGYEPYWATLPATLPVSIELPLRLRRPQRRDPQRRSAPVDIATIRSALRRSLDFVNSLEIAKSSTF, encoded by the coding sequence ATGGAATTGGCCCTCGAGGAGATTGCGGCGGCCGGCGCCCTCCATGTCGAGCCGGCCTTCATCCGCGGCTATGTCGATTTCGACGAAGGCATGTTTGCGGCTGCGCACGCCGCGAAGTTGCGCCAGGCAGCGGAACATGCCGGGCTGGGGATCAATGCCGTGTCGGCTCATCTCGACCTGTCGGGGGCCGATGCCGTCGACGCCTTGTCCCGCCGCATCGGCTTTGCCGCCGGTCTTGGCGCGTCCTTCCTGATTACCAATGCCGGCCCGGCGAGAAACAGCGCGGCGATCCGCAAAACGATTGACGCCCTCCTGCCGAGGCTGGAGGAAGTCGGCATCGTCCTGGCGCTTGAAAACCCCGGACATGGCCAAGGCGATCTGCTCGGCAGTGCCCGGATGGGGGCAAGCTTCATTCGGGACATCGGATCGCGACACGTGCGCCTGAACCACGACGCCGGAAATGTCTTTACCTACAGCAACGAGACGGTGCAGCCGGCGCAAGATATCGCTGATGCCATCGATGCCGTTGGGCATGCTCATCTGAAGGATGTCGTCAGCACCGGGGAGGGATGGACATTTTGCGCTATCGGCGACGGCTCGATCGGCTACGAACCGTACTGGGCAACGCTTCCCGCGACGCTGCCGGTCAGCATCGAACTGCCATTGCGGCTGCGGCGCCCGCAGCGCCGTGATCCCCAACGGCGGAGCGCGCCGGTGGATATCGCCACCATTCGGAGCGCGCTGCGGCGTTCACTGGATTTCGTCAATTCGCTGGAGATCGCAAAGAGCAGCACCTTCTGA
- a CDS encoding phosphogluconate dehydrogenase C-terminal domain-containing protein: protein MTTSVAVLGAGGKMGFRVTRKLIEAGYDVRAVEIGEAGRKRLGEADIGAVAMEEGIPGAKVVVMALPDNIIGQVARQISPMLAAGTMILILDAAAPYAGDLPADRPDLTYFVGHPCHPPLFGEETEWAARRDYHGGIARQSIVCALMQGPEEHYALGEEVCRAMWSPIIDSHRVTVEQLAILEPGLSEMVAMPFVDTMVEAVEECERKYGIPRKAAMDFLIGHLNVEIAMWFGFSPKVPSDAALRLMRFAKGVVVRDDWREALSPAKVKEASELIVYGKGA, encoded by the coding sequence ATGACGACATCCGTGGCGGTGCTTGGGGCCGGAGGGAAGATGGGCTTCCGCGTGACGCGCAAGTTGATCGAAGCGGGCTACGATGTCCGCGCCGTGGAGATCGGCGAGGCCGGCCGCAAGCGGCTGGGAGAGGCCGATATCGGCGCCGTCGCCATGGAGGAGGGCATTCCCGGCGCCAAGGTGGTGGTAATGGCTCTGCCGGACAACATCATCGGCCAGGTGGCGCGCCAGATTTCGCCGATGCTTGCCGCGGGCACCATGATCCTCATTCTGGATGCGGCAGCGCCCTATGCCGGCGACTTGCCCGCGGATCGGCCGGATCTCACCTATTTCGTCGGCCATCCCTGCCATCCGCCGCTGTTCGGCGAAGAGACGGAATGGGCCGCGCGTCGCGATTACCATGGCGGCATCGCCAGGCAATCGATCGTCTGTGCCCTGATGCAAGGTCCGGAAGAGCACTATGCGCTTGGCGAGGAAGTGTGCAGGGCCATGTGGTCGCCGATCATCGACAGCCATCGCGTCACGGTCGAACAACTGGCGATCCTGGAGCCGGGCCTGTCCGAAATGGTGGCCATGCCCTTCGTCGACACCATGGTCGAGGCTGTCGAGGAGTGCGAACGCAAATATGGCATTCCCAGGAAGGCCGCGATGGACTTCCTGATAGGCCATCTGAACGTCGAGATCGCCATGTGGTTCGGCTTCTCTCCGAAAGTGCCGTCCGATGCGGCGCTACGCCTGATGCGGTTCGCCAAGGGCGTCGTGGTCCGTGACGATTGGCGCGAAGCGCTGTCTCCTGCCAAGGTCAAGGAAGCCTCGGAATTGATCGTCTACGGCAAGGGAGCCTGA
- a CDS encoding ribulose-bisphosphate carboxylase large subunit family protein, translated as MSGRLRATYLIETRYPLEVAAAAMAGEQSSGTFRAIPGETPELLRKFGARVEFISDVAEVDSEALPFSRSPKNATVRPRRAKVGLSWNIENTGTVLPSVWSTVLGNLFELHHFSAMRLLDVTFPDAFADAYPGPAFAVEGTRRLTSVEGRPLIGTIVKPSVGLTPQETATLADTLIAAGLDFIKDDELMGDPPHSPFEHRYEAVMAVIDGHADRTGRKVMYAANISGDIDAMRRQLDLIERRGGTCAMLVLNSVGLSAVIEMRRHSAVALHGHRAGWGLFSRSPDLGMSYLAYQKFWRLAGIDHMHVNGLSNKFCEPDESVMASAHGCLTPMFERAGRPDTVMPVFSSGQTAVQAAETYTRLGSDDFIYCCGGGIMAHPGGPAAGVRSLHDAFEAAAAGVPARDYAATHPELEAALQAFG; from the coding sequence TTGTCCGGTCGCCTCCGCGCCACCTATCTGATCGAAACCCGCTACCCGCTGGAGGTTGCCGCGGCTGCGATGGCGGGCGAACAATCAAGCGGGACTTTCCGCGCCATACCCGGAGAAACGCCGGAGCTGCTGCGCAAGTTCGGAGCCCGCGTCGAATTCATCAGCGATGTTGCCGAGGTCGACAGCGAGGCGTTGCCGTTCTCGCGCTCGCCAAAAAATGCCACCGTCAGGCCGCGCCGGGCCAAGGTGGGCCTTTCCTGGAACATCGAGAATACGGGAACAGTGCTGCCTTCGGTCTGGTCGACGGTTCTCGGCAATCTGTTCGAGTTGCATCATTTTTCGGCCATGCGTCTCCTCGACGTTACCTTTCCCGATGCCTTCGCGGATGCCTACCCAGGGCCGGCCTTCGCCGTCGAGGGAACGCGTCGCCTGACAAGCGTCGAAGGACGCCCGCTGATCGGCACCATCGTCAAGCCGAGCGTTGGTCTTACCCCGCAGGAGACCGCGACCCTGGCCGACACGCTGATTGCCGCGGGTCTTGATTTCATCAAGGACGACGAATTGATGGGGGACCCTCCGCATTCGCCGTTCGAACACCGGTACGAAGCGGTCATGGCGGTGATAGACGGGCACGCCGACAGGACCGGGCGCAAGGTCATGTATGCGGCCAACATTTCCGGTGACATCGACGCCATGCGTCGCCAGCTGGATCTGATCGAGCGCCGTGGCGGGACCTGCGCCATGCTGGTCCTGAATTCCGTCGGCCTGTCCGCCGTCATCGAGATGCGTCGCCACTCCGCCGTTGCGCTGCACGGCCATCGGGCCGGCTGGGGCCTCTTCAGCCGCTCTCCCGATCTCGGCATGAGCTATCTCGCCTATCAGAAATTCTGGCGTCTGGCGGGCATCGACCACATGCACGTCAACGGGCTGTCCAACAAGTTCTGCGAGCCGGACGAATCGGTGATGGCGTCGGCCCATGGCTGTCTCACCCCGATGTTCGAGCGGGCTGGCCGTCCCGATACGGTCATGCCGGTGTTTTCGTCTGGACAGACCGCTGTGCAGGCGGCCGAGACCTATACGAGGCTCGGCTCGGACGATTTCATCTATTGCTGCGGCGGCGGGATCATGGCGCATCCAGGCGGGCCGGCCGCCGGCGTTCGAAGCCTGCATGATGCTTTCGAAGCCGCGGCGGCAGGGGTTCCCGCACGCGACTACGCCGCCACGCATCCGGAGCTCGAAGCCGCGCTGCAAGCGTTCGGCTGA
- the nanR gene encoding transcriptional regulator NanR, producing MEPVQKKKLYVEVLDRLMAAISTSEFPPGSQLPSEKELMTMIGVGRPSIREAMLSLQQMGLIRISHGERARVINPTPDVIVDQVSAAMVMMLATNSRGLEELKEVRLLLETGLVRIATRRATAKSLERLAETLRHLREAKGDQARFVAADMEFHAVIAEMSGNSMIAAVAKGMLEWLSRFKRDLVAMKGAERLTVEEHERIYKAIAGGDPEGASAAMADHIGRANELYSKLAGGGAS from the coding sequence ATGGAGCCGGTCCAGAAAAAGAAATTGTATGTGGAGGTGCTTGACCGGCTGATGGCGGCAATCTCGACGTCCGAATTCCCGCCCGGCTCTCAATTGCCGTCGGAAAAGGAACTAATGACGATGATCGGCGTCGGCCGGCCCTCGATCAGGGAAGCGATGCTGTCGCTGCAGCAGATGGGACTTATCAGGATCTCGCACGGAGAACGTGCCCGCGTCATCAATCCGACGCCTGATGTCATCGTCGATCAGGTCTCCGCGGCGATGGTCATGATGCTGGCGACGAACTCTCGCGGGCTCGAAGAACTCAAGGAAGTCAGGCTCTTGCTGGAAACCGGCCTGGTTCGGATAGCCACGCGGCGCGCTACGGCCAAGAGTTTGGAACGCCTCGCGGAGACCTTGCGTCATTTGCGCGAGGCAAAGGGCGACCAAGCCCGGTTTGTAGCTGCCGACATGGAGTTCCACGCCGTCATTGCGGAGATGAGCGGCAATTCGATGATAGCGGCGGTGGCGAAGGGAATGCTCGAATGGCTGTCCCGTTTCAAGCGGGATCTGGTGGCGATGAAAGGCGCCGAGCGGCTGACGGTCGAGGAGCATGAGCGGATCTACAAGGCAATCGCCGGCGGCGATCCGGAAGGCGCGAGCGCGGCAATGGCCGACCACATTGGCCGCGCCAACGAGCTCTATTCGAAACTGGCCGGCGGCGGAGCCAGCTGA